In the Streptomyces sp. WMMC940 genome, GGACGGCCTCACGGCTGCGGCCGACGGCGCCGGACGGCCGGGCACGGGCGCCCCGCGCGACCCGGGCCCGGCGGACGAGGCCGACGAGGCCGACGAGGCCGCGTCAGGCATCACGCCGTCGTCCTCGGCCGGGGTCTGCTGTGCGGCGGACGCCGCGCAGCAGACCCCGGCCGAGGGGACGGGCCGTCCGACTGGTGGCGCTTGCGCTGCCGAACCCGGCGGCACGGCGGGCGCCGGACGGGCCGTGGGACTGGTGGGGGCGGCCACCGCGGCGAGCAGTGCCCGCAGCCGACGGGCCGGGGCCGGCTCCAGGGCGGCCGCGGCCAGCCGGCGTTCGCCGGCCGCGAGCAGCCGTCCGATCCGCTTCTCCACGGCCTCCAGGGCACCGGTGTCCGCGAGGACCCCCCGCACCCGCAGCAGCCGGTCCTCCGTCAGATCCGCGTCCCCGAAGGCGGCTTCGAGGACGGACAGTGCCACGCGGTCCCGGCGGGACTCGGCCCGGGCCCGTGCGACCGCGACGAGATACGTGACCTTCCCGGAGCGTATGTCGTCGCCCGACGGTTTGCCGGTGAGGAGGGGGTCGCCGAACACGCCCTCGATGTCGTCGCGGAGCTGGAAGGCGATGCCGGCGTACCGACCCGCCGCGCACAGGTCGAGGACCGTCCGCGGGTCGGCACCCGCGACCGCCGCACCGAGGGAGAGGGGCCTGGCGACCGAGTAGAGCGCGGTCTTGAGGCAGGCGGTGCGGATCGCCCGGGCGGCGGAACGGGAACCGGTCGCCTGCCCGTGGAGGTCCAGGTACTGGCCCGCGACCATCTCGGTGCGCATGGCCCGCCAGTTCTCCAGCACGCCGTTGCGGGCGGCGTCGCCGCCGAAGTCCGTCCCGGCGACGATGTCGTCGGCCCAGGCGAGTGCGAGATCGCCGGCCAGGACCGCCGCCGAGGACGCGAAGGGGGCCGCCGCGGTGCCCGGGGACGCGGCACCGGGGTACCGGGCGGCCAGCCGGGCGTGGAACGAGGGCCCGCCCCGGCGACGCGGCGACCCGTCCATCACGTCGTCGTGGACGAGCGCACAGGTCTGGATCAGCTCCAGCGCCGCGGCCGTGCGGAGCGCCGCGGGCGTCTCCCGCGCCGCTCCGCCGCAGGCCCGCATCGCCCACCACAGGAAGCGGGAGCGCATCCGTCCGCCCCCGTCCAGGGTGAACCGTGCCACGGACGCGGCCAGGTCTGCAGCGAAGTCGCCGTCGAGTACGGCGGCACCCACCACCCGTTCCCTCAGCAGGAGGTCCAGCTCCCGTCCCACCGCGGCGGGTACGTCGGCGTCCACGGCGGCCGGTGCGACGGCGTCCCCCGCCTCGTAGGAGGTCTCGCGGGAGGGCCCGTCCGCACCGCGGCAGGGCCCGTCCGCCTCACCACTCGGGTTCGTCGCACAGGTGGGGTCCGTCCCGGGGTTCGAAGCCGTCCCGGGGTTCGGGTCCGTCTCACGGGTCGGAGCCGCCCCGGAGTTCGAAGCCGTCTCACGGGTCGAAGCCGTCCCCGGGTACGGGGCCGTCCCGGGGTTCGGCCCGGTCGGGGTCGGTGCGTGGGCCCCCGGTCGGTGCATGCGGTCCTCCGCATCGGTCGGCTGCTGTCACTCGTCCTTCCGCGGAGGTGCGGCGTTCGGATGCGCCCGGCACGGCGTG is a window encoding:
- a CDS encoding polyprenyl synthetase family protein, with protein sequence MDADVPAAVGRELDLLLRERVVGAAVLDGDFAADLAASVARFTLDGGGRMRSRFLWWAMRACGGAARETPAALRTAAALELIQTCALVHDDVMDGSPRRRGGPSFHARLAARYPGAASPGTAAAPFASSAAVLAGDLALAWADDIVAGTDFGGDAARNGVLENWRAMRTEMVAGQYLDLHGQATGSRSAARAIRTACLKTALYSVARPLSLGAAVAGADPRTVLDLCAAGRYAGIAFQLRDDIEGVFGDPLLTGKPSGDDIRSGKVTYLVAVARARAESRRDRVALSVLEAAFGDADLTEDRLLRVRGVLADTGALEAVEKRIGRLLAAGERRLAAAALEPAPARRLRALLAAVAAPTSPTARPAPAVPPGSAAQAPPVGRPVPSAGVCCAASAAQQTPAEDDGVMPDAASSASSASSAGPGSRGAPVPGRPAPSAAAVRPSAEAPVTSAPAGPAHSAADSPATPTAAAPGPVPVTPAAAPANPVTLPHPPARRVRPGGGPAARQPSGTTADRSSR